From the genome of Ahaetulla prasina isolate Xishuangbanna chromosome 15, ASM2864084v1, whole genome shotgun sequence, one region includes:
- the LOC131185510 gene encoding apelin receptor-like: protein MEGPFYDYDEEPPGNWSEAWGPGGCPWEEAETDWELSFSLLPVLYMLVFVLGLSGNGLVIFTVWRGPPGKRRSADAYIGNLALADLAFVVTLPLWAAYTALRFHWPFGSALCKLSSYLVLLNMFASAFCLGCLGFERYLAIVHALPRSAGRLPSSSSSSSSSCASPRPRTWTLLSLAAVWLLAGLLALPALLLRQTRLSPRGGNGSAVECDMDFSGLAGSAEEAARWLAALSLATTALGFVVPLLLLTLCYCCIGAAVSRHFQRRARKEENRQRRRLLRIIVTLVAVFALCWLPFHLLKSLYVLAWVGLLSLPCAWLDLILRLHPYATCLAYVNSCLNPFLYAFFDGRFRAQCLVLLGLRPPRRGPAGSVSSTLSGQTQKSELPSSGTKV from the coding sequence ATGGAGGGTCCCTTTTACGACTACGACGAGGAGCCTCCGGGTAACTGGAGCGAGGCCTGGGGTCCCGGGGGCTGCCCCTGGGAAGAAGCGGAGACGGACTGGGAGCTCTCCTTCTCGTTGCTGCCCGTCCTCTACATGTTGGTCTTCGTGTTGGGGTTGTCGGGCAACGGGCTGGTCATTTTCACCGTCTGGCGCGGCCCGCCGGGCAAAAGGCGCTCGGCTGACGCTTACATCGGCAACCTGGCGCTCGCCGACCTGGCTTTCGTGGTCACCTTGCCGCTTTGGGCGGCTTACACGGCGCTGCGCTTCCACTGGCCCTTCGGTTCGGCGCTGTGCAAGCTCAGCAGCTACCTGGTGCTGCTCAACATGTTCGCTTCGGCTTTCTGCCTGGGCTGCCTGGGCTTCGAGCGGTACCTGGCCATCGTGCACGCCCTGCCGCGCTCCGCCGGCCGGCTgccatcctcttcttcttcttcgtcttcctCTTGCGCATCCCCGAGGCCGCGCACCTGGACGCTGCTCTCGCTGGCCGCCGTGTGGCTCTTGGCCGGCTTGCTGGCCCTGCCGGCGCTGCTGTTGCGCCAGACGCGGCTGAGCCCTCGCGGCGGCAACGGCTCGGCGGTGGAATGCGACATGGATTTCAGCGGTTTAGCCGGCAGCGCGGAAGAGGCAGCCCGCTGGCTGGCAGCTCTGAGCCTGGCCACGACGGCGCTGGGTTTCGTGGTGCCGCTGTTGTTGCTGACGCTTTGCTACTGCTGCATCGGAGCCGCCGTCAGCCGCCACTTCCAACGGCGAGCCCGCAAAGAGGAAAACCGGCAGCGCCGGCGGCTTTTGCGCATCATCGTCACGCTAGTTGCCGTCTTCGCCTTGTGCTGGCTGCCTTTCCACCTGTTGAAGAGCCTCTACGTGCTGGCTTGGGTGGGCTTGCTGAGTTTGCCCTGCGCCTGGCTGGATCTGATCCTGCGCCTCCATCCTTACGCTACCTGCCTGGCTTACGTCAACAGTTGCTTGAACCCCTTCCTCTACGCCTTCTTCGACGGCCGCTTCCGCGCCCAGTGCCTGGTCTTGCTCGGTTTGCGCCCGCCACGCCGCGGCCCCGCCGGCTCCGTCTCTTCCACGCTCAGCGGCCAGACGCAGAAGTCGGAGCTGCCATCCTCGGGCACCAAGGTTTAG
- the MORC2 gene encoding ATPase MORC2 isoform X1 gives MAFANYSSLQRAQLTFEYLHTNSTTHEFLFGALAELVDNARDASATRIDIFAENREDLRGGFMLCFLDDGAGMDPNDAASVIQFGKSAKRSPESTQIGQYGNGLKSGSMRIGKDFILFTKKENTMTCLFLSRTFHEEEGIDEVIVPLPTWNARTREPLTENMEKFSIETELIYKYSPFKSEQEVMRQFDKIFGEKGTLVIVFNLKLMDNGEPELDVTSDPRDIQMAETPPEGTKPERRSFRAYAAVLYIDPRMRIFIHGHKVQTKRLSCCLFKPRMYKYTSKRFKTRAEQEVKKAEHMARIVEEKAREAESKARALELRLGGDLSRESRVMLRQAQDLAITIRREADVKKRIREAKQRALKEPKELNFIFGVNIEQRHLDGMFVYNCSRLIKMYEKVGPQLEGGMACGGVVGVVDVPYLVLEPTHNKQDFADAKEYRHLLKAMGEYLAQYWKDIEIAQKGISKFWDDFGYLSANWNQPPSNELRYKRRRAMEIPTTIQCDVCLKWRTLPFQLSSVEQEYPDTWMCAMNPDPEQDRCDALEQKQKVPLSFLRKEKTQEDKQKELTEKIRQQQEKLEALQKTTPVRSHADLKKLPLEVTTQPMLENADLGGKSQRPRSPPLPDVIRNAPRRPPVPPSPSRPISSQKKGPPPRTSIGYPRAQNLAHQEESNLSRLQYHLEAPRKCSPSTFVRPLSRSASLGRMAPETVQDARSQLRSPSPKHLKVLPPPKKPALIKAAQLPFGSGKRDLDPLRPYDANLSSPQASNSRKRGISTLEDEMEEEVGLRKEKRKAGKPVTVKEEKKDSSEVVVELTDSAGEEELAHMKRAQKDKGQHVEVRVNKEWYTGRITAVEVGKQMVRWKVKFDYVPTDVTPRDRWVERGSEDVRLMRPPSPEHQSPDTQQQEEPQQEEEQQQQTNGPSEPSTSNYPRIEPDTTGPGNSQENADLLAQSLRNCLRYFLPPNFPISKKDLTSMSCQELVAFPLKEYFKQYEVGLQNLCNSYQTRANGQIQACEEKVHILEEKVRETNDKLQKLRTNIVALLQKVQEDIDFNSDDELDAYIEDLITRGD, from the exons ATGATGCTGCAAGCGTTATTCAGTTTGGCAAATCCGCTAAACGGTCGCCAGAATCCACACAGATTGGACAATACGGCAATGGCTTAAAATC AGGTTCCATGCGGATCGGCAAGGATTTTATCCTCTTTACGAAGAAGGAAAACACTATGACGTGTCTCTTCTTGTCTCGCACGTTTCACGAAGAGGAAGGCATTGATGAG gtGATTGTTCCGCTGCCTACCTGGAATGCTCGCACCAGAGAGCCTTTGACAGAAAACATGGAAAAGTTTTCCATCGAGACTGAATTGATTTACAAGTATTCTCCTTTCAAATCGGAGCAGGAAGTGATGCGACAGTTTGACAAGATCTTTGGAGAGAAAG GGACTTTGGTGATCGTCTTCAACCTCAAATTGATGGATAACGGAGAACCTGAGCTAGATGTGACCTCTGATCCCCGAGATATCCAGATGGCTGAAACTCCACCCGAGGGAAC GAAGCCAGAACGCCGTTCTTTCCGCGCATATGCTGCTGTGCTCTACATTGACCCCAGAATGCGGATCTTCATCCATGGTCACAAAGTACAAACTAAACGACTCTCCTGCTGCTTATTCAAGCCTAG GATGTACAAGTATACATCCAAGCGCTTCAAGACTCGAGCGGAGCAAGAGGTGAAGAAAGCGGAGCATATGGCTCGGATTG TGGAAGAGAAGGCCCGGGAAGCAGAAAGCAAAGCCCGTGCTTTAGAGCTGCGGCTGGGAGGAGATCTTTCTCGAGAGTCCAGG GTTATGTTGCGCCAGGCTCAAGACTTAGCAATCACCATACGGAGAGAGGCAGATGTTAAAAAGAGGATCAGGGAGGCAAAACAGCG AGCGCTTAAAGAGCCCAAAGAACTGAACTTCATTTTCGGTGTGAACATAGAGCAGCGCCATCTGGACGGGATGTTTGTCTACAATTGCAGTCGGTTGATTAAGATGTATGAGAAGGTGGGCCCACAGCTGGAAGGTGGCAT GGCCTGCGGAGGAGTGGTTGGGGTAGTGGATGTCCCCTACCTCGTTTTGGAACCGACGCACAACAAGCAGGATTTTGCAGACGCAAAAGAATATCGGCACTTGTTAAAAGCAATGGGAGAGTACTTGGCTCAGTATTGGAAGGATATTGAGATCG CTCAGAAAGGCATTAGCAAGTTTTGGGATGATTTTGGCTACCTCTCTGCAAACTGGAACCAGCCGCCATCAAACGAATTGCGTTACAAAAGGCGGAGAGCCATGGAGATCCCAACTACTATTCAGTGCG ATGTGTGTTTGAAATGGCGGACGCTCCCATTCCAGCTCAGCTCCGTGGAGCAAGAATACCCAGATACCTGGATGTGTGCCATGAACCCCGATCCTGAGCAAGATAG GTGTGACGCTCTTGAGCAGAAGCAGAAGGTTCCCCTGAGCTtcttgagaaaagaaaaaacacaggAAGATAAGCAGAAAGAGCTGACGGAGAAAATTCGCCAGCAGCAAGAGAAACTGGAGGCCTTGCAG AAAACTACCCCAGTGCGTTCTCATGCTGACCTGAAGAAACTGCCTCTGGAGGTCACCACACAACCTATGCTAGAG AACGCGGACCTGGGGGGCAAATCCCAGCGGCCACGATCTCCCCCGCTGCCAGATGTGATCAGGAATGCTCCACGAAGGCCTCcggttcctccatctccttccagGCCCATCAGCTCTCAGAAGAAGGGCCCCCCACCCCGAACCTCCATCGGCTACCCCAGGGCACAGAACTTGGCGCACCAGGAAGAATCCAACCTTTCCCGGTTACAGTATCATCTGGAAGCTCCTCGGAAATGCTCCCCATCCACCTTTGTAAGGCCTCTATCCAGATCTGCCTCTCTTGGAAGGATGGCCCCCGAGACTGTTCAGGATGCCCGGAGCCAGCTGAGATCCCCCAGCCCCAAACACTTAAAGGTGCTGCCTCCGCCAAAGAAACCTGCCTTAATCAAGGCTGCCCAG CTGCCGTTTGGAAGTGGGAAAAGAGACCTCGACCCGTTAAGACCGTATGATGCAAATCTGTCCTCTCCGCAGGCTTCCAATTCCCGGAAGAGAGGCATTAGCACGTTGGAGgatgaaatggaggaggaggttggactgagaaaagagaaaaggaaagccgGCAAGCCTGTGAcggtgaaggaagagaagaaagactcGAGCGAGGTGGTCGTTGAA CTGACAGACAGTGCTGGGGAAGAGGAATTGGCACACATGAAAAGAGCACAGAAAG ACAAAGGGCAGCACGTGGAGGTACGAGTGAACAAGGAGTGGTACACAGGCCGAATTACAGCCGTCGAGGTGGGCAAGCAGATGGTCCGTTGGAAGGTGAAATTTGATTACGTCCCAACCGATGTTACCCCAAGAGATCGATG GGTGGAGAGAGGCAGCGAGGATGTGCGGCTGATGAGGCCCCCGTCTCCAGAACACCAAAGCCCAGATACGCAACAGCAGGAGGAGCCGCAGCAAgaagaagagcagcagcagcagacgaATGGTCCTTCTGAACCTTCTACCTCCAACTATCCCCGAATAGAGCCAGATACCACTGGACCCGGTAACAGCCAAGAGAACGCGGACTTGTTAGCCCAGTCCCTACG GAATTGCTTGCGTTATTTCTTGCCCCCCAATTTTCCCATCTCCAAGAAGGATTTGACTTCCATGAGCTGCCAAGAGTTAGTGGCATTCCCTTTG AAAGAGTACTTCAAACAATACGAGGTGGGCCTGCAGAACCTGTGCAACTCCTATCAGACCCGTGCAAACGGTCAGATCCAAGCCTGCGAGGAGAAAGTTCACATCCTGGAGGAGAAGGTCAGAGAGACAAATGACAAGCTTCAGAAACTGAGGACAAACATTGTTGCTCTACTCCAGAAAGTACAAGAA GATATCGATTTCAATTCAGATGATGAACTGGATGCTTACATCGAGGATCTCATTACCAGAGGAGATTGA
- the MORC2 gene encoding ATPase MORC2 isoform X2, producing the protein MAFANYSSLQRAQLTFEYLHTNSTTHEFLFGALAELVDNARDASATRIDIFAENREDLRGGFMLCFLDDGAGMDPNDAASVIQFGKSAKRSPESTQIGQYGNGLKSGSMRIGKDFILFTKKENTMTCLFLSRTFHEEEGIDEVIVPLPTWNARTREPLTENMEKFSIETELIYKYSPFKSEQEVMRQFDKIFGEKGTLVIVFNLKLMDNGEPELDVTSDPRDIQMAETPPEGTKPERRSFRAYAAVLYIDPRMRIFIHGHKVQTKRLSCCLFKPRMYKYTSKRFKTRAEQEVKKAEHMARIVEEKAREAESKARALELRLGGDLSRESRVMLRQAQDLAITIRREADVKKRIREAKQRALKEPKELNFIFGVNIEQRHLDGMFVYNCSRLIKMYEKVGPQLEGGMACGGVVGVVDVPYLVLEPTHNKQDFADAKEYRHLLKAMGEYLAQYWKDIEIAQKGISKFWDDFGYLSANWNQPPSNELRYKRRRAMEIPTTIQCDVCLKWRTLPFQLSSVEQEYPDTWMCAMNPDPEQDRCDALEQKQKVPLSFLRKEKTQEDKQKELTEKIRQQQEKLEALQKTTPVRSHADLKKLPLEVTTQPMLENADLGGKSQRPRSPPLPDVIRNAPRRPPVPPSPSRPISSQKKGPPPRTSIGYPRAQNLAHQEESNLSRLQYHLEAPRKCSPSTFVRPLSRSASLGRMAPETVQDARSQLRSPSPKHLKVLPPPKKPALIKAAQASNSRKRGISTLEDEMEEEVGLRKEKRKAGKPVTVKEEKKDSSEVVVELTDSAGEEELAHMKRAQKDKGQHVEVRVNKEWYTGRITAVEVGKQMVRWKVKFDYVPTDVTPRDRWVERGSEDVRLMRPPSPEHQSPDTQQQEEPQQEEEQQQQTNGPSEPSTSNYPRIEPDTTGPGNSQENADLLAQSLRNCLRYFLPPNFPISKKDLTSMSCQELVAFPLKEYFKQYEVGLQNLCNSYQTRANGQIQACEEKVHILEEKVRETNDKLQKLRTNIVALLQKVQEDIDFNSDDELDAYIEDLITRGD; encoded by the exons ATGATGCTGCAAGCGTTATTCAGTTTGGCAAATCCGCTAAACGGTCGCCAGAATCCACACAGATTGGACAATACGGCAATGGCTTAAAATC AGGTTCCATGCGGATCGGCAAGGATTTTATCCTCTTTACGAAGAAGGAAAACACTATGACGTGTCTCTTCTTGTCTCGCACGTTTCACGAAGAGGAAGGCATTGATGAG gtGATTGTTCCGCTGCCTACCTGGAATGCTCGCACCAGAGAGCCTTTGACAGAAAACATGGAAAAGTTTTCCATCGAGACTGAATTGATTTACAAGTATTCTCCTTTCAAATCGGAGCAGGAAGTGATGCGACAGTTTGACAAGATCTTTGGAGAGAAAG GGACTTTGGTGATCGTCTTCAACCTCAAATTGATGGATAACGGAGAACCTGAGCTAGATGTGACCTCTGATCCCCGAGATATCCAGATGGCTGAAACTCCACCCGAGGGAAC GAAGCCAGAACGCCGTTCTTTCCGCGCATATGCTGCTGTGCTCTACATTGACCCCAGAATGCGGATCTTCATCCATGGTCACAAAGTACAAACTAAACGACTCTCCTGCTGCTTATTCAAGCCTAG GATGTACAAGTATACATCCAAGCGCTTCAAGACTCGAGCGGAGCAAGAGGTGAAGAAAGCGGAGCATATGGCTCGGATTG TGGAAGAGAAGGCCCGGGAAGCAGAAAGCAAAGCCCGTGCTTTAGAGCTGCGGCTGGGAGGAGATCTTTCTCGAGAGTCCAGG GTTATGTTGCGCCAGGCTCAAGACTTAGCAATCACCATACGGAGAGAGGCAGATGTTAAAAAGAGGATCAGGGAGGCAAAACAGCG AGCGCTTAAAGAGCCCAAAGAACTGAACTTCATTTTCGGTGTGAACATAGAGCAGCGCCATCTGGACGGGATGTTTGTCTACAATTGCAGTCGGTTGATTAAGATGTATGAGAAGGTGGGCCCACAGCTGGAAGGTGGCAT GGCCTGCGGAGGAGTGGTTGGGGTAGTGGATGTCCCCTACCTCGTTTTGGAACCGACGCACAACAAGCAGGATTTTGCAGACGCAAAAGAATATCGGCACTTGTTAAAAGCAATGGGAGAGTACTTGGCTCAGTATTGGAAGGATATTGAGATCG CTCAGAAAGGCATTAGCAAGTTTTGGGATGATTTTGGCTACCTCTCTGCAAACTGGAACCAGCCGCCATCAAACGAATTGCGTTACAAAAGGCGGAGAGCCATGGAGATCCCAACTACTATTCAGTGCG ATGTGTGTTTGAAATGGCGGACGCTCCCATTCCAGCTCAGCTCCGTGGAGCAAGAATACCCAGATACCTGGATGTGTGCCATGAACCCCGATCCTGAGCAAGATAG GTGTGACGCTCTTGAGCAGAAGCAGAAGGTTCCCCTGAGCTtcttgagaaaagaaaaaacacaggAAGATAAGCAGAAAGAGCTGACGGAGAAAATTCGCCAGCAGCAAGAGAAACTGGAGGCCTTGCAG AAAACTACCCCAGTGCGTTCTCATGCTGACCTGAAGAAACTGCCTCTGGAGGTCACCACACAACCTATGCTAGAG AACGCGGACCTGGGGGGCAAATCCCAGCGGCCACGATCTCCCCCGCTGCCAGATGTGATCAGGAATGCTCCACGAAGGCCTCcggttcctccatctccttccagGCCCATCAGCTCTCAGAAGAAGGGCCCCCCACCCCGAACCTCCATCGGCTACCCCAGGGCACAGAACTTGGCGCACCAGGAAGAATCCAACCTTTCCCGGTTACAGTATCATCTGGAAGCTCCTCGGAAATGCTCCCCATCCACCTTTGTAAGGCCTCTATCCAGATCTGCCTCTCTTGGAAGGATGGCCCCCGAGACTGTTCAGGATGCCCGGAGCCAGCTGAGATCCCCCAGCCCCAAACACTTAAAGGTGCTGCCTCCGCCAAAGAAACCTGCCTTAATCAAGGCTGCCCAG GCTTCCAATTCCCGGAAGAGAGGCATTAGCACGTTGGAGgatgaaatggaggaggaggttggactgagaaaagagaaaaggaaagccgGCAAGCCTGTGAcggtgaaggaagagaagaaagactcGAGCGAGGTGGTCGTTGAA CTGACAGACAGTGCTGGGGAAGAGGAATTGGCACACATGAAAAGAGCACAGAAAG ACAAAGGGCAGCACGTGGAGGTACGAGTGAACAAGGAGTGGTACACAGGCCGAATTACAGCCGTCGAGGTGGGCAAGCAGATGGTCCGTTGGAAGGTGAAATTTGATTACGTCCCAACCGATGTTACCCCAAGAGATCGATG GGTGGAGAGAGGCAGCGAGGATGTGCGGCTGATGAGGCCCCCGTCTCCAGAACACCAAAGCCCAGATACGCAACAGCAGGAGGAGCCGCAGCAAgaagaagagcagcagcagcagacgaATGGTCCTTCTGAACCTTCTACCTCCAACTATCCCCGAATAGAGCCAGATACCACTGGACCCGGTAACAGCCAAGAGAACGCGGACTTGTTAGCCCAGTCCCTACG GAATTGCTTGCGTTATTTCTTGCCCCCCAATTTTCCCATCTCCAAGAAGGATTTGACTTCCATGAGCTGCCAAGAGTTAGTGGCATTCCCTTTG AAAGAGTACTTCAAACAATACGAGGTGGGCCTGCAGAACCTGTGCAACTCCTATCAGACCCGTGCAAACGGTCAGATCCAAGCCTGCGAGGAGAAAGTTCACATCCTGGAGGAGAAGGTCAGAGAGACAAATGACAAGCTTCAGAAACTGAGGACAAACATTGTTGCTCTACTCCAGAAAGTACAAGAA GATATCGATTTCAATTCAGATGATGAACTGGATGCTTACATCGAGGATCTCATTACCAGAGGAGATTGA